The Candidatus Palauibacter australiensis genome contains the following window.
TGGATCTGAAGATCAGAGGTCGGGCGCGAACACGGCTTCCAGGTCGATCGCACCTACCCGTTCGGTTCCGAGCCGGACCGGGAGGGTTGCCTCAAAGCGCTCGTGTGCGGGATCCTCCCCGAACCGCCACGCGTCGACGGTGTTCTCGTCCGCATCCACGATCCAGTACTCGCGCACGCCTTGTCGCTCATAGAGGCGGAGCTTGAGGCCCCGGTCGCGGCTGGCCGTGGAAGGTGAGAGGATCTCGACGACGAGGTCCGGCGCGCCCGTGAGCCCCGCGTCTGTAATGAGTCCACGCCGCTCGTTGGAGACAAACAACAGGTCCGGCTGAACGCCTTCTCCCGTGGCCGGAAACTCGACACCGAACGGCGCTTGCACGACCACGCCGTGCCCGGGCTGTTCCAGGATCCGGTCCAGGGCCACCAGCAGTCGGAGGCTGACGCGCTGGTGGCGGAACGTCGGGGCGGGGGTCATGTAAACGTCACCCTCGATCGCCTCGTAGCGATTGCCGTCTTCCGGCATCTGCTGGACGTCCTGCCAGGTGATCGAGGGGATTTGCATGGTCGACACATCGTAGCTCCGGGCGGCAGTGGTCTCCAAGTCCGCCCCTATGGTCGCCGGCTTCATCATCCCGCTCTCAACGGAGCGCCGCCTACCGATTCGGTGGACCACGGCTTCGCGGTACCGGAACAGGTCTCGCGAGAAAACGACCTTCAGGTCGATCGCGCCGACCTGATCCGCTCCAAGCCGAACGGGTAGCTCCGTCTTGAAGCGCTCTTCCTCCGGCTCCTCCCCGAACCGCCACACGTCGACTACGTTCCGGTCGGGATCGACGATCCAGTACTCGCGAACTCCCTGCCTCCTGTACAAGTCGAGCTTGATCCCACGATCCCGGTCTTCCGTCACCGGAGAAGTGATCTCGATCACCAGGTCCGGCGCGCCCACGAGCCAGTTCTCCGTGATGATCCCCCGTCGTTCGCTGGACACGAACATGAGGTCCGGCATGACGCCCTCGCGCGTCTCAGGGAACTCGACGGCCGTCATGGTGATGAACATCTCGCCGTATCCCGGATGGTCCAGGATGTCGCCCAGCGCCGTGAGGAGACGCCCGCTGACAAGCTGGTGGCGCGTGCTCGGGGCCGGCGTGCCGTACAACTCGCCATCGATCGCTTCGTGGCGACGTCCGTCCTCCGGCATCAGGAGGGCATCCTGCCAGGTGATGTAGGGAAGTGACATGGTCTTCTCACGATAGGCCTGCCGGCGGACCGCAGCCACTTTCGTGCCGCGGCATCCCCTTTCTCTGGCCTTCGACGGGTCTTGTCAGCCGGGCTCGTCCGGCGCACCGTGCTTGCCCGGCACATTTCCGGCATTCGTCCAGCTCAACCCGGCGAGGCACAACATGCGCGTCCGATCCTTCTGCGCGTTCTTCGCGCTGCTCATCCTCTCTCTTCCGGCCGTCGCCCCGCTCGCGGCGCAGGCCGCTCCCGATCCGGCGGCCTACGAAACGCTTCGGTGGCGGAACATCGGCCCGGAGGGGAACCGCTTCAGCGCGGCGGCGGGGATTCCCGGCCAGCCGTACACCTACTACGTGGGCGCGGCCTCGGGCGGCATCTACAAGACCACCGATGGAGGCGTGAACTGGGACGAGATGTTCGACGACCAGCCGGTGCAGTCGATCGGGTCGCTCGCCGTCTCTCCCACGGACCCCAACATCGTCTGGACGGGGACGGGAGAGGGGAAGATCCGGAGCCACGTCTCCATCGGTCAGGGCATCTACAAGTCCACCGACGCGGGAGAGACGTGGACGCTCATGGGGCTCGAACCTACGGGACGCATCCCGCGCCTTCTCATCCATCCAACGAACCCCGACATCGTCTTCGTCTGCGCGCTGGGCCATTCCTACGGGCCGCAGCCGGAGCGGGGCGTCTACCGCACCACCGACGGCGGGGAGAGCTGGGAACACGTCCTCTTCATCGACGAGGACACGGGGTGCTCGGACATCGCGATGGATCCGTCGAATCCGCGCATCCTCTTCGCGGGCACGTGGCAGCTCGAGATCCACACCTGGGGGCGCACGAGCGGCGGC
Protein-coding sequences here:
- a CDS encoding Uma2 family endonuclease, whose protein sequence is MSLPYITWQDALLMPEDGRRHEAIDGELYGTPAPSTRHQLVSGRLLTALGDILDHPGYGEMFITMTAVEFPETREGVMPDLMFVSSERRGIITENWLVGAPDLVIEITSPVTEDRDRGIKLDLYRRQGVREYWIVDPDRNVVDVWRFGEEPEEERFKTELPVRLGADQVGAIDLKVVFSRDLFRYREAVVHRIGRRRSVESGMMKPATIGADLETTAARSYDVSTMQIPSITWQDVQQMPEDGNRYEAIEGDVYMTPAPTFRHQRVSLRLLVALDRILEQPGHGVVVQAPFGVEFPATGEGVQPDLLFVSNERRGLITDAGLTGAPDLVVEILSPSTASRDRGLKLRLYERQGVREYWIVDADENTVDAWRFGEDPAHERFEATLPVRLGTERVGAIDLEAVFAPDL